Part of the Desulfolutivibrio sulfoxidireducens genome is shown below.
GATGTAGCATCCATGCTGGCCGACGCGCTCGATTATGTTCCTCGTACAGACATCGAATGGTCCGGAACCAAAAAAGCGGCCCACCTCCACCCGAAAGCAGGCCGCACAATCTTTGCCAGGTGGACAGTCTCGCCCCGTCCTGGCACAAGGTGACGGCCCTCTTGTAGTGTGTCTCGCCCCGGCCCGGGTTGCCCTCGACCTTGGCCGGGTTTTCATTTCCGACTAGGCCGATTGCATTTTATCCCGGCAAGCAGTATGCGGATTTCATCGAAACCGCCTCCCTGGCCCGAGAAAGCGCTAGGGGACTCCCCACGGAGTTGACTGGACTGCGCCCTTTCCCAGGGGGGCGGGCTTCGATGACCTATCCCATTTCTCCAAGCAGCCGCCGGGAGCCAGCCGGAATCTTCCCCCGAAGTAAGCCAGAATTTCATTTTCCCAATTCCGTACCCTGTCCCGGCATACGAAATCGTTTAAGATGACACAGGACGCGCACAAAGCTCCCGCGCCGTGCGCAGGTCATCCGGTGGCCTTGCGTCGATCCTGGGGCATCCTGGACGGTCAGAACCCTACGGCAAACAAAACGGGCGGCCACCACACGATGCCCCCTATGGTTTCGGCTCAGTCGCCAGCCAGGGCGTTTTGTGCTTGGCCCGCTTTGCGCCCGGCTTGAACGCGGACCACAGCAGCCGCCCGCAGCCTTTTACCGGGGTGATCGTCACCACCTGCCCCTCATTCAAACTGTGAACGAGTTGGGGCGTCAACCAGTGAAGTTCCATCTGCCGTGAAGGGCACTCCCCGGCCAAACGCAGGGCATCGCGCACGTCCTCTTCGGGGGCGTCGAACAGCAGCTCAAACGCCTCGCGCAGGTCGCCCTCGACTCGGCCCGAGTAAATCTCCGCAGCCCGGGTAATATCCTCCCATTCCGGTTCCTCAAACATGGTAGCCTCCCCCAATGTGTTGCTCGATGTACCTCCGGCCCTCATCCAAAAGCCGATTGCCGTACTCCACCAGGGCCTCGGGCGCGTTCACCGGATAGACGATCCTGGCCGTGCCACCGTCGAGGGCCACCCGCAAGCCATGCCGACGGCATAGATCAAGCAGGCTCCCGGCGCTTTCGTAGGACCAAAAGTCCACGCCCTCGGGCGGGAACTCGGGCCACCAGGAAAGGCCGGTTGTGTCCTCTGAGGGGGGAATCGCCTCCCCCTTTTTTGGGATTGGGATGCTATGGACAAAATGGACACAATGGACAGAATTGCCCGTGGATTGAATTGTGTCCATTTTGTCCATTGTGTCCATAGGGTTCTGAGCCCCAAAACGGGCGGCTTCGAGGGCGGCCCACTTTTTCGCGAAGCCCATGTCATCACCTCCACGTCAGGGGGTTGACCACATAGACCGCGCTCGGCTTCCGCCCGGGGCCGTTGCGGGAGGCGGCGTCAGTCTGACGGATGAAGGCCCTTTCCTCCAAAAGCGCTAGCCCCGGGTTGACCATCTCCATGGTGGAGAAGCGCCCCCTCACGATCCGCAGCGCATCCCGCCCGGTGAATCGCTCCACATGGTCGCGGACAATCCACCGCAGGATGGACCGGGCGCACTCCATCGCGGGGTTTGACCCCATGAGCGAGTAAGCGGCCTTGGCGTGTTCGGCCAGGATTCCGGCCACTAACAAGGCGGCCCTCATCGTGTCGCCAGCGAGGGGATGCCGATGCGGTTCCGGGTCCACGGCCACATGAAACAGACCCGCCAGCCGCACGGCCTGTCCCGGGAACTTTCCGGCCCAATCGGTCATGTGCTCGAACTCGCCTCCGGGGCGTAGTTCTGTCTCCACCGCCCCGGCGAATTCCTTCCATTGGGCATAGGCACCCGGTTCCAGGCTCACCACATGGGCCGTGTCCTTGCCGTGTTCGCCCACCGTCCACGGAAGGGACAAAATCCGGGACACGGTAGCCTTCCAGGCGTCGGCAATCGCCCACGGGATCGGGGAGGTTTCCCCCCTCCGGTACCCCAAACGGCTTTGCGGCATGAAGTAGAGGAAACGTCCGATAAGGCCACGTCCCCGGAAGCCAGGCTTATCCGCGAGGCCACGCACCACGTCCGGTTGAGGGGAAATGACCAGCGTCAGGTGGGGGTTGTCCAGGTAAACCGCCTCCCGTCCACGGCGGTCGATCTGGCAGGACTCGCCGGACCAGAATTTCAAAACGGCGTCGAGGTTCGGAACACCGTTGGAATAGCGCCCGGCCAGGGTGTCGAAGATACCGCCCTCGGCCTCAAGAAGCCCGATGCGCTCCCCGCACTTTTCCATAAGCGCACCAAGGGCTTCCGGCGTGAAATCATCCGCCAGAAGGCGAGGCCATGCGGCCACCTCGGGTAGTTCTCGTTCCAGGGCCTTGATTTCCTCGATGGCCTCACGCCTTGCCTCAGGGGTTTTCGCCCGAGCTGCAGCAGTTCGTTTGGATTCGATGACCTTTTCGAGCGTTTTACGCTCGGATTCGGCGGCCTGGATATGCTCGGCGGCTTCCATACGGGCCTGCTTCTGCCATTCGACCAGCGGGCGTTTGCACTCCTCCACCGTGGAGGATTTTCTCTCTCCGGGCGGCAGGGGGCACAGGGCGTAGATATTCAGTCCTTCGGAATAGCCGTCCTTGACCTCGATGCGGAACTTGCGTTGTGCCGCCACGGCCAGGGCTCCCAATGCGCTGCAAAGGGCAAGCTCGAAGGGCACCTGAATGGATTCGGCCACGGCCAGCGCGAAGCCCTTGATGACCCCGGGAATCAGGTCCGGCGGGATCGGGGGCGGGAGGTGTTCGTCAAACGGGATCGGGGCGGGCCAGTCGGGTTGATCGGCCACCACCTCCGGGTCCGGTTCCCTGGCCTCGGCCAGTTGCGCCTTGACCACTTCCACGCCCTCGGCGGTAGCCAGGTCGTTGAAGTCGGTCCCGGTGCTCGGGTCCACGAACCGGGGCACGACCACCTTGCCTTTGACGGCGCGGGCGGCCTCGGTTGCCTTGGTCACGCCGGGATTGCCGTCGGTTTTGTGATCGTTGTCCGCCGCGATGATGATTTCCCGGGCCGGATACTTCTCCCTCGCCATGGAGGCCACGGCCTTGAGATTGCCGCAGTTGAAGGCCACCAGCACGGATTGCCCCGTCGCCTCATGTACGGTCAATCCCGTTGCAAGGCCCTCCGCGATGTAGAGCGGGTCTTTGCCCCCCTTGACGACGAAATATCCACCCGCCACCTGCCCACCAGCCAAGAAATCCTTGTCCCGGTCTTTCCCCGGGGCATGGCCGATGAATTGAAGGGAGATTATCTCCCCGTGCTCGTCGAGGACCGGCATCACGATCCGCCCATCCCGGGCAAGCCGGAGGCCGTCCACCGGGGCAACGCCCTTTTTGGTCAGGTATGGATGATCCGCCGGGCAGGGCGGGCAGGCCTCGTAGATGGCCTTCGCCTTGTCCCGGGCCTCGGCATGGCGTCGGGCCTCTTCCGCCTGTCTGGCGGCCCTGTCGCGCTCGACGCGGCCTTTCATGGCGGCCCGTTCCTCGGGGGTCAATCTCGCCCCGTCCGTGGAGGTCCAGTTCCCCACGTCGCCCGTCCGGTAATTTTGATACCAGCCGGACGCCGGATGGTCGGGATGGTAGGTGTATGCCCCGTCCTTCCCGCGCTCTTTGCCCGACGTGCCGCAACGGTGGAGCGCACCGTCAGGGATGACCTGATCCACCACCAGCCCATGCTCGTGGAGGACGGCTTCGAAGTCACGGACGGGATCGGCGGCTGAATTGTTGCTCTTTGCTCGGCCCTGGGGTCCGGCACCGTTTAAGTTGATGGTCATGCCGCCACCCCCTCGGCCATACCAGCCAGCACCTCGGACAACCTGGCGCGCTCGCAGGCCAGCCGGATCAGCCGGGCCTCGGTCCTCCGCAGGCGTCTTGCCAGCCGCTCGGCGCGTTTGGGGTTGACGATTCCAGACTGATGCGGTAGGGAATTGACGTTGCCGGTCATTTGTACAGCGCCGTGGTCCAGGTCGGGATCGCGGCGCTTTTGCGTGGCGATCATGCGGCGCGGCCTCCGGCGGGGACGAGTTTTTCCCGCAAGTAGGCGGCCAGGTCTTCGCGGCGGTAGACAGCCCGGGAACCGGCCCGAAAGCAGGGCGGCCCTTGTTTGGAGCAAGCTAAATTGCTCATGTAGCCTTTGGCCCAAGGCCAACCGTACTTGTCCAGGTGCTCTCGGGGAACGACGGCGGGGGCCTCGGCCTCAAATGCGGCTACGACGGCGTCAAGGGCGGGATTGTCAAGTACCATGGGGCACCTCCGGATGTTTGGTGCCCCTCATGTCCCATGAAAATTCTTGCTACGATTCCCCCTAACCATGCACTCCGGTTAGGGGGAACTTTTGTTTTTTCCCACAGGCAGGGCTCGCCCTGCTTGAATGGAGCCGCGCGCTACAGAACAGAGGTCGTAAAGCGACTTTTCCCCCCTGTCGATGATGACCTGCATGGCGGCTTTCCCTGGTCCCTGAAGCCCCGTAAGCTCAGCTTGCAGCCGCTCCACAGCCTGAGGAAGCGTCAATTTCCCAAGTGTCACCAGGTCATAGAGTCGCAGGCCAACGGCCCGCGCATGATTGGAAGCGGTTCGAGCTTTGGGCGCTTGCATCTCAAAAGACAGCTCACACTTCGCATTTTCGATGTCGCCCTTGCACCGCTTGAGCGCTTTGCCAAACTGGATCAGCAAGTCCGGGTCCGGCGGCAGCACCAAATTCCCGCGCTCATCCACTTGGACGCGAACGAGGTTCGATGTCCACGACGCGGGCATCCGGTTTTTTTCGACGAGCCACCTCACAAGGAAATCTGATCGAACCGTCATCGGCCACTGGTCGCGGGGAATTGACATGCGTTGAGCTTCGTAAATGGCCGCCCACGTCGCCATGTGCCGTCCGTTGGCTTGGCTCATGGCGGGGCTATCCTTCAACCCTTTTCCGAAATGGCGTCACCCTGCCGGGCTTGGCCTCCACGGCAACCCCAAGTGCGGCCACGGCGCGGGCCTTGGCTTCGTCGCCGGGATGCGTGTAGCGCGTCAGCATCGCCATGGTAGACCAGCCGAACAGGGCCATGATGGTGCGTATGTCCACCCCGGCGGCCAGCATGAGGCTTGCGGCGGTATGGCGCAAACTGTGAAAGACGATCCTCTCCCGGCGGTCCTCGCGCCCGTCGTTAAAGCCAAGCGCAACCAGGGCCTTACGAAAGTTCGTGGGCATGAGTTTCCACCTGCCGCCTTCGGAGTTCGTGAATACGAGTTCGCCGGGTTCCCCACGCGGTTTTTTTTCGAGCACGGCGGCCAGTTGCGGCGTCATGGGGAAGGCCCGGGGTTTGCCGGTTTTGGTGTGCACCAGGGTCAACGTGCGTTCGTCAAGGTCGACGCACCCCCAGGCCAGGGCGGCCAGTTCCGCCAGGCGCGCCCCGGTGTGGGCGGCGGCCAGGACAAATTCCCAGGCGTTCGGGTCGCGGCGCGCCACCTCAGCAAGAAGGGCTTGAAGCTGAGCAGGCGACAGGAAACGATGCCGCCCGTTGTCGATCCGGCCAAGCTCCACGCCTTTAGTGGGCGGCTCCCCGTCCAGAAGCCCCCACCGCTTGCCGTGAACCCACACGGCGCGGAATGTGGCAAAGACGTGTTGGATGGTGCGAGGACTCTTTCCAGCTTCCCGCATGGCCTGGCGCAGGGATTCCAGGTCACGGGGGCGGATGTTCCGCAGGGGCAGCGCCCCGAATCGCGGTGCCAGCCAGACGCGAAAGCCCCTCTCCTCGCCGCGCCATGTCTCCGGGCGCTTCTCCTGGGATGCGTAGGGCGCATAGTGGGCGGTCCAGTAGTCGGCCAGGGAGATGTTGCGCTCCGCCTCCTCGATCCGGTGTTCCTGGGCCTTCTGGCGCTTCTCCCGAAGCGTGACAGGCCCCTGCCCGGTGCGGGCCGCCTCTTTCAGTCGCCGCAACTCGGCATCCGCCTTTTCCGCCGTCCACCCTTCCGATGACCAGCCGAGGCCCTCTTCGACTCTCCGCCCGTCGCGCCGGAATCTGATGGCGTAGTAACGATCCTTCCGCACCCCATGCCGCCGTGACTCGTGTTCCCGGTATCGCACCCCGGCATATTTCGTGCCAAGCCATTGCATGATGACGCCTCCCCGGCAGGTGCCTGGAATGGGGATTCCATAAAACCCGAAATCCCCATTCTGATTCTGTCCCCCACCTGTCCCCCACCTTTAGGCAAAACAGTGGGGTTTGGTGTGATTTGGTGTGAAAATTGCTATCAGCCAGCTACCTGAAATGCAAGTGTTTTATGAGACGGTGTGAGGCCATGTGAAGGACAAAGTGAGGACTGAAAATCCCCGTGTCGGCAGTTCGATTCTGTCCCTCGGCACCAGACAAATTTAGGCCTTGCGAGTCACATCGTGGGGCCTTTTTCTATGGTTCATCGAGGAGTTCCGGGACGGACGCGTCCATTGAGGCCACGGCCCCGACATCTCGAAGGGGAAATTGCGCCCCTGCCGCTCTACCCGGCCTCGACGATCCCCGCCCGGCGCAAGACGGCATTCGTAGCGCCGAGGTCCACACCGGCTTTGCCGGCCGAGGTCACCACCTTTTTCACCCATTTCTTGTGCAGTCCGTCGGCAATGCGCTTCACCTCGTCGAGCATGGCGGGTTGCGCCAGGATGGCCTTGGCCACGGCCTCCACCTGCCGGTAGTCCTTGACCCGCTTGTCCTCCCTGCGGCGTTCCGAGGCCACCAAGAGCTTGTGGAGAAAAAAGGCGGCCATGGACGGCACAACCACCCGGCCGAGGTCCCGGGCCTTGATCTCCATGGGATTGGACAGCAAAATCCGCATATACGGGACCGCCACCGGGGCTATGCCGAGGTCGGGTTCATACGCGCCGCCGCGCTCCCGGCCGTCGCCCCCCCGGTCTTTGAGGAACTCCACCGACAGTTCGCCGCTCCGGTAGAAGACCGTCCCGTCCGCGTGGTTGAGAACCTCTTCCAATCCCAGCCCCTTGAGCATGCCGCCCACATTGATTTTCTCGCCCCGGTAGGGAAGCCGTATGGCGAAATCCACATCAAGGGTCCGCTCAGGGAAGTATTCCACGCCGCAGTGATTCTGATAGACCTTGAAGCACCAGGAACCGACCAGGGAAAGCCCCGCATCCCACAGGCCGGCATCGGCCATGACCTGAAACAGCTCCCGCAGCACGGGGAAATAATCCTCGTTTTTGATTTCCCGACTCGACATTCCAAGTTCCTTCATGGCGGATTTGGCGTCTCGAAGGGCATCCATGGCCCTGGCATGTACGGCCACACCTTCTTTTACAAGAAAAACGTGACCATCATCTTCCTTTCCGATGTAGATATGTCGCTTTGTTCCGTTTTCAAGGCGCCGCAGGTAGAGAAAGGAGCTTCCGCCTTCCTTCTTTCGATATAAAGAGCCTCTTGGATTTATGAGCAGCCTCCCGACGCTTTCCCGCTTGATTGTGCGGTAATAGTCGCGGCTTTCTCCGATGATGCCTGTGATGACAAGGGCCATGGCTGCTGTTCTCCCTGGCCGGATTTACCGCCCGAAAACGCGAAAAGTCAATTTGTGGCGGTAGGGCCTTATGTGGCGGCCCGCTTGCGAATCGGCGCCCCCTCCCGGGCCTGGCCCGGAGAAAGGCGTGGTCAATCTTTCTTGCGCCCTGTCCCCTTGAACAACCGCCAGTCGAATTTGCGATGACTCAGCCCCGGCCACCAGCGGATGGCGACGATGACCGCCAGGAGCAGGACCAGATACAGGAGGTGCAGCGCGTCGGATCGGTTCATCATGGTGGCTACACGGCCAGCAAGCGCCGGGGGTCGATGTTCAGGGCCTCGGCCAGCAGGCGGGCGTTCTTCCTGCCAATGGGGCGCTTGCCGTTCTCCATTTCGGAAATGTGGCGGCGCGGGATGCCGGTTGCCTGGGCAAGGGCGGCCTGGGTCATGTCCTCGCGGTACCGCGCCCCGGCCAGGAAGACGCCGGGCAATTCCGCATCCTGAAAGGGCAGCACCTCCCGCCACGGCCTGGACGGTGCTTCCCGGGCCTCGAAGCCAAGGCCGCGCAAAAGGTCCACGGCCTCCTGGCGCTTGGCCGCCGGACCGGTAAAGCAAAGCTCCACGGCGTCAGTAGGGGGCTTTTTCGTGAGTGCCCGCATAGACCACCTCGATGACCTTGATTTTTCCGGCCACGTCTTCCCACACGGCCACATATGTGGGGCGGCCTTTCTTCAGGTGGCAATGGTGCCGGTTGCCGGGCGGCCTGGAAGAGTTCGGCCAGTCCCCGCGCACCGGGCCGCCCGCCTCGATGTCCGCAATCAAAAGGGCCAGGGCTTTTTGCACCTGGACCGGCAGGCGAGTGACCCGCTTTTCGGCCTTGGCCGCGATGGTGACTGTCCAGTCCATGGCCTCCCCTTGAAGATGACTGTACTAATTTTTAGTACATGGTCAAGATGCTGTCCGGCCTCTCCTTCAACCCTTTTCCGGAATGGCGGCACCCGGCCGGGCTTGGCCTCCACGGCAACCCCGAGGGCGGCCACGGCCCGGGCCTTGGCCACGGCCTCCACCTGCCGGTAGTCCTTGCCGCGCCTGTCCTCCCTGTGGCGGATGACGCGATACTGCTCGGGCCTCAGGCCATGCCGCCGGGCGTGGCGATGATGGACAACCCGCTTCCCGTCGGTTAGGCAGTCGGCAAGAAGAAGGAGAATCCCCCCATGCGCACTGTTCTTCTGGCCCTCCTGTTCGTGTTGGGCATGTCCTCCCCGACGCTTGCCGAAAAACCACTCGTCGGATTCATAACCGGTTCCCCGGGGCTCGGGGACCAGTCCTTCAACGACATGGCCCACGCCGGCGTTCTCAAGGCGCAACGGGAATTCGGGTTCAACCTGGTGATCCTCGAACCCACGGCGGAGGCGGAGGCCACGGAAAAGGATGTGCTGGACGTCATCGGCAAGACCGACGTGACCATCCTGCTCGGCGCGCAGCACACGGAGGTGGCCAGGAAGGCGGCCCTCCAATATCCAAAAAAGAAATGCATCCTCCTGGACGCGGCCATCGAGGATATCCCCAACGTGTCCTCGGTCATGTTCGGCCAACACGAAGGATCCTTCCTTGCCGGGGCCTTGGCCGCCTACGTCAGCGCCTCGGGAAAGATCGGCTTCGTGGGCGGCGCAAAAATCCCGGAGGTGAGGGCCTTTGAGCAGGGCTACCGGGAGGGCGCGGCCTACGCCAATCCCAGGACCGAAATCCTCGTGGACTACACCTCGCCCGCGGGCGACTATTCCGGCTTCAGCAACCCGGACAAAGGCTTCCAGTTGGCCACGGGCCAGTTCGAGAAGGGCGCGGACATCATCTTCGCTGTGGCCGGAGGCACCGGCAACGGCGTGATCGAGGCGGCGCGCCGGTCCGGGAGGCTGGCCATCGGCGTGGATGCGGACCAGGACGCCCTGGCCAAGGGGAGCGTCCTGACAAGTATGATGAAGCGGCTGGACGTGGCGGCGTACAACGAACTCAAAAGCGTCATGGAAAACCGCTTCACCCCCGGGACAAGGGTGTACGGGCTCAAAAACGGGGGGGTCGGATTGAGCGAAATGCGGTATACCCGGGACAAGGTATCCGATGCGGTCATGAAAAAAATCGATGAGATCGGGAAAAAAATCATTGCCGGAGAGATCACGGTCACGGACATCCTGTCGGCCAAATAAAAACTCCCCGGCTTTCCCCGACGGGTTGCCGAACGGCCCCGGCCCGGCATTCCCGCCGGCATGAGCGAACCCGGCCGGCGTCACCTAGCGGCATCCTCCCTCATCGCACCCCCGGATGCGTCGTCCGGCCCGACGCCAGCCGGGCCATCCACATCCCGCGCATGGTCATGGAGCGAAACTTTCATGCGGTTTTCCCACTTCCTCATCACCCGCTTCAACGTCAACATAGAACCCACGGATTTTTTGCCCCGCCTGGGCAATGCCTGGTTGTCGCTACGTTTTGACCTGTTTCAAAAATTCTGCTTTCCCTCCGTGTCCGGGCAAAGCCGCCAACAGTTTTCGTGGCTGGTCCTCTTCGACAGGCAGACCCCGAAACGCTTCGCCGCATTGATCAGGAGCTACGAGCGGTACCCCAATTTCATTCCGGTAGTGTGCGGCGAATATGAATCCATCCTCCCCCGGGTCATCGAGACCATGCGGCGAATTTCCCCCGACGCCGAATGGCTGTTGACCACACGCCTGGACAACGACGACGCCCTGGCCAGAAACTTCATGCATACGGTCCAGGAGGCGGCGCGGGATATTCTGGCGCAACACCAATTCCCCGGGAACCGCTGCTATATGAATCTTCCGAACGGTCTCCAGTACCATAAGAGGGCGCTCTATGCCTTCACGGACCCGACCAACGCCTTCGTGAGCCTTCTGGAGCCGGCCGCATCCCCGAAGACCGTGTTCTGGGTCGACCATCCGGCAATCCACACCAAGGCCCCGGTCTTTCAGATCGAGGCCCCTCCCTTGTGGCTGCAGACCGTGCACGGGACGAACGTCTACAACTATCCGCGCGGATCGCGGCTGAATGACGACGGCGTCCTGCGGGACTTCGATCTGAATCCGTAGATCCGGTTGATGCGCGCGGCCGGCCCCGCCCTTGCCACGAAACCGGATGGGCCGTAGAATGGCATGATCGAAGCTCGCGCCGTATCCCCGGCCCTGACCGCTCCGGGGTCACAAAACGCCCGAAGCCACGCCCCCGGGATCGGCTTAGCCCGGAAGGCACGCTTTTTTCGTACGCATTCCGGATGGCCCCCACCACCCACTGGAGAGAAACCCATCGGCATGCCGCAAAGGATACCCGCCCTCACCCGCCGCCCCGCGCGGCTGACCATCCGCCCCGTGTCCCAGGTCGAGCCAGGAGGGGAACCGACGCTGTGGCGCTCCCTGGGCGAACGCCCCTGGCTGGAGTGCGTCCCGCCCGGCGGCCAAATCCCCGAGGGCTGGGTCCACCTCCAGGGCCGGCTTTTGCGCAAAAGCGGCAGTTGGGCGGCCTTCGCGCATGCCGAAACCGCCGGTGATTCCGACGCGGTCGCCACCTTCGAACTGCCCGTCTCCTTCAAGGGCACCATCAACGAACTGCTCCTTTTGCCCGAGGGCGTCACCCGACTTTTTCTGGAGCCCATGCAGGGACCGGGAGAATTCGAGCTGGGCGAATTCACCCTCAAACCGGTCGGGACGGTGGAGCGGTACCGGCGCATGTACAAGCGCATCCTGGCCATGTACTACAAGCATCCCAGGCGACGACGCAAGATGGCCGGGCTGCATTCCCGAACGGTCCTCGGCAACCTGACCGACGCCTACGGCATCGCCGGCCGGTTGCGCTGCCATACCCCCTCCCTGCCCTACGACAGATGGCTCGCCTCCTTCGACCAGCTCACGGACAGGGACATCGCCGCCATCTCCCGCGACATCTCGCGCCTGCGCCGGCCGCCGCGCTTCGTGATCCTTTTGCCCCGGGGCGACCGGGACGACCCGGCCCGGCGGGCCACCATGGACTCCCTCGCCAGGCAGCTCTATCCGCATTACGAAGTCGTTTCGCCGGACGCCTGGCGGTCCGACGGCCATCCGGACACGTGGTTCGTCCTGGCCACGCCGGGGATGCTCCTTCGCCCCCACGCCCTGTACTGGATCGCCCGGGCCGCCAGGGACAACCGCCGCTGGCGGCTGATCTACGCCGACCACGATTTCCTTGACCACGACGGCCAGCGATGCGATCCGGTGTTCAAGCCCGACTGGTCGCCGGAGCTTTTGCGCTCCACCAACTACATCGGCCATGCCGCGGCCATCCGGGGCGACGTCCTGAAATCCATGGACCGGCCGGCCGACGCCGAGTGGGACATCCACGGCCTTCTTTTGCGGGCCGGGGAGTTGATCCCGCGCTACGCCGTGGGGCATGTGCACGCGCCGCTCTTCCACCTGCCGCGCACGTGCCTGGAACACGGCGGGACGGCGGGCAATCCGGCCCAGGTGGCCGCGCATCTGGCCCGGTCCGGGGTGCGGGCCAAGGTCGAGCCCACCCGCCGGGGCCACTGCCGCATCCGCTACGCCCTGCCGGAAAAACCGCCCCTGGTCTCGATCATCATCCCCACCCGGGACGGCCTGCCGGTCCTGCGCACCTGCGTCGAAAGCGTGCTGGAGAAAACCGCCTACCGGGCCTTCGAGATCCGCATCGTGGACAACCAAAGCCGCGAGCCGGAAACCCTGGACTATTTCGCGGCCCTGCGCGGCCATCCCCGGGTCCGGGTTATGCCCTACCCCCACCCCTTCAACTTCTCGGCCATCAACAACCACGCCGCCTGGAACTGCGACGGCACGGTCCTGTGCCTGCTCAACAACGACACCGAGGTCATCGCCCCGGACTGGCTGGAGGAGATGCTCGGCCATCTCGTGCAGCCCGGCGTGGGCGTGGTCGGGGCCAAGCTCTATTACACCGACGG
Proteins encoded:
- a CDS encoding DUF3987 domain-containing protein, which codes for MTINLNGAGPQGRAKSNNSAADPVRDFEAVLHEHGLVVDQVIPDGALHRCGTSGKERGKDGAYTYHPDHPASGWYQNYRTGDVGNWTSTDGARLTPEERAAMKGRVERDRAARQAEEARRHAEARDKAKAIYEACPPCPADHPYLTKKGVAPVDGLRLARDGRIVMPVLDEHGEIISLQFIGHAPGKDRDKDFLAGGQVAGGYFVVKGGKDPLYIAEGLATGLTVHEATGQSVLVAFNCGNLKAVASMAREKYPAREIIIAADNDHKTDGNPGVTKATEAARAVKGKVVVPRFVDPSTGTDFNDLATAEGVEVVKAQLAEAREPDPEVVADQPDWPAPIPFDEHLPPPIPPDLIPGVIKGFALAVAESIQVPFELALCSALGALAVAAQRKFRIEVKDGYSEGLNIYALCPLPPGERKSSTVEECKRPLVEWQKQARMEAAEHIQAAESERKTLEKVIESKRTAAARAKTPEARREAIEEIKALERELPEVAAWPRLLADDFTPEALGALMEKCGERIGLLEAEGGIFDTLAGRYSNGVPNLDAVLKFWSGESCQIDRRGREAVYLDNPHLTLVISPQPDVVRGLADKPGFRGRGLIGRFLYFMPQSRLGYRRGETSPIPWAIADAWKATVSRILSLPWTVGEHGKDTAHVVSLEPGAYAQWKEFAGAVETELRPGGEFEHMTDWAGKFPGQAVRLAGLFHVAVDPEPHRHPLAGDTMRAALLVAGILAEHAKAAYSLMGSNPAMECARSILRWIVRDHVERFTGRDALRIVRGRFSTMEMVNPGLALLEERAFIRQTDAASRNGPGRKPSAVYVVNPLTWR
- a CDS encoding tyrosine-type recombinase/integrase, with protein sequence MRRLKEAARTGQGPVTLREKRQKAQEHRIEEAERNISLADYWTAHYAPYASQEKRPETWRGEERGFRVWLAPRFGALPLRNIRPRDLESLRQAMREAGKSPRTIQHVFATFRAVWVHGKRWGLLDGEPPTKGVELGRIDNGRHRFLSPAQLQALLAEVARRDPNAWEFVLAAAHTGARLAELAALAWGCVDLDERTLTLVHTKTGKPRAFPMTPQLAAVLEKKPRGEPGELVFTNSEGGRWKLMPTNFRKALVALGFNDGREDRRERIVFHSLRHTAASLMLAAGVDIRTIMALFGWSTMAMLTRYTHPGDEAKARAVAALGVAVEAKPGRVTPFRKRVEG
- a CDS encoding GSU2403 family nucleotidyltransferase fold protein; its protein translation is MSSREIKNEDYFPVLRELFQVMADAGLWDAGLSLVGSWCFKVYQNHCGVEYFPERTLDVDFAIRLPYRGEKINVGGMLKGLGLEEVLNHADGTVFYRSGELSVEFLKDRGGDGRERGGAYEPDLGIAPVAVPYMRILLSNPMEIKARDLGRVVVPSMAAFFLHKLLVASERRREDKRVKDYRQVEAVAKAILAQPAMLDEVKRIADGLHKKWVKKVVTSAGKAGVDLGATNAVLRRAGIVEAG
- a CDS encoding helix-turn-helix domain-containing protein translates to MRALTKKPPTDAVELCFTGPAAKRQEAVDLLRGLGFEAREAPSRPWREVLPFQDAELPGVFLAGARYREDMTQAALAQATGIPRRHISEMENGKRPIGRKNARLLAEALNIDPRRLLAV
- a CDS encoding cytotoxic translational repressor of toxin-antitoxin stability system — its product is MDWTVTIAAKAEKRVTRLPVQVQKALALLIADIEAGGPVRGDWPNSSRPPGNRHHCHLKKGRPTYVAVWEDVAGKIKVIEVVYAGTHEKAPY
- a CDS encoding BMP family lipoprotein, which produces MRTVLLALLFVLGMSSPTLAEKPLVGFITGSPGLGDQSFNDMAHAGVLKAQREFGFNLVILEPTAEAEATEKDVLDVIGKTDVTILLGAQHTEVARKAALQYPKKKCILLDAAIEDIPNVSSVMFGQHEGSFLAGALAAYVSASGKIGFVGGAKIPEVRAFEQGYREGAAYANPRTEILVDYTSPAGDYSGFSNPDKGFQLATGQFEKGADIIFAVAGGTGNGVIEAARRSGRLAIGVDADQDALAKGSVLTSMMKRLDVAAYNELKSVMENRFTPGTRVYGLKNGGVGLSEMRYTRDKVSDAVMKKIDEIGKKIIAGEITVTDILSAK
- a CDS encoding glycosyltransferase, with the translated sequence MRFSHFLITRFNVNIEPTDFLPRLGNAWLSLRFDLFQKFCFPSVSGQSRQQFSWLVLFDRQTPKRFAALIRSYERYPNFIPVVCGEYESILPRVIETMRRISPDAEWLLTTRLDNDDALARNFMHTVQEAARDILAQHQFPGNRCYMNLPNGLQYHKRALYAFTDPTNAFVSLLEPAASPKTVFWVDHPAIHTKAPVFQIEAPPLWLQTVHGTNVYNYPRGSRLNDDGVLRDFDLNP
- a CDS encoding glycosyltransferase family 2 protein; this translates as MPQRIPALTRRPARLTIRPVSQVEPGGEPTLWRSLGERPWLECVPPGGQIPEGWVHLQGRLLRKSGSWAAFAHAETAGDSDAVATFELPVSFKGTINELLLLPEGVTRLFLEPMQGPGEFELGEFTLKPVGTVERYRRMYKRILAMYYKHPRRRRKMAGLHSRTVLGNLTDAYGIAGRLRCHTPSLPYDRWLASFDQLTDRDIAAISRDISRLRRPPRFVILLPRGDRDDPARRATMDSLARQLYPHYEVVSPDAWRSDGHPDTWFVLATPGMLLRPHALYWIARAARDNRRWRLIYADHDFLDHDGQRCDPVFKPDWSPELLRSTNYIGHAAAIRGDVLKSMDRPADAEWDIHGLLLRAGELIPRYAVGHVHAPLFHLPRTCLEHGGTAGNPAQVAAHLARSGVRAKVEPTRRGHCRIRYALPEKPPLVSIIIPTRDGLPVLRTCVESVLEKTAYRAFEIRIVDNQSREPETLDYFAALRGHPRVRVMPYPHPFNFSAINNHAAWNCDGTVLCLLNNDTEVIAPDWLEEMLGHLVQPGVGVVGAKLYYTDGRVQHAGDVVGPGGCANHLHPCIAGDDPGYCDRAILAQDLSAVTAACMLTWKDVYTRLGGFDAMHLPVAFNDVDYCLRVRQAGMRVIWTPYAELYHHESYSRGSDTASPERQAQARAEVKFMRSRWKRVMRHDPFYNPNLNYARPDFTLNVAPLVDKPWMR